From Haliotis asinina isolate JCU_RB_2024 chromosome 8, JCU_Hal_asi_v2, whole genome shotgun sequence, a single genomic window includes:
- the LOC137294015 gene encoding putative ATP-dependent RNA helicase DHX57, whose translation MEGRSVKRRGRPNRGGGRFARGRGQRGRGGGGRGQQESQRGGSRGGGSGFTRKGLDDKYDWEDHPLDGLPLDDADDYYDRGYTAPKRRHNAPQVKVTMQHLQMSTENQEMVRDMLRDLHGEELDMPEEDEYDELDTRDDHQYWITQQPLQIQDGCSFAFYGQFEDGGDTSKKAKASKAISQFGIQKLARYGFDKERCTEALKACDEDIGASLEHLLCECFNLLKVDTTQDSEQTSEEWQEILDARNEEMTALQSIYEDKFEERISNKIWILYLDLESLNQILKPEPSKPKQSVTQQYDKNICKYFQKGSCKFGSKCRHKHSVINPDEDNIDEQHTKIHSSYQLEVRFPPGNKYPHEPPFLAFSSSHPFLSAHSCLHITRFLIEEAKSLSAHHEPVIFTLLSLLEDDGVLQSLVEQPPLEFSVPKAIISRNRYRHLAEGSTDASADADADADEDDENDEQVEQMIEMMEKEGEKNSGEEELIPMQKYGRKDIVPRRVNKTELFKKNRLMKDDFEKKQSSDSYKSMITQRGKLPAWDRQDEIVDTIESNQVVVISGMTGCGKTTQVPQFILDKYLRSKNSKMCNIICTQPRRISAISVAERVAEERCEKLGRSVGYQIRLESKQSAWTRLLFCTTGIILRQLEGDPNLEGVTHLVIDEVHERSEDSDFLIMILRNLLRVRRDLKVILMSATLNADLFSHYFKDCPVLEIPGRTFPVDQFFLEDAIEYTRFVMEENSAYARPIKRSNAVRAQPGRGQGRISADDIHDELEEIGNTVMVEPAKDNIRDDNLSVKQLFYRYSEYRKSTIKAMAIMDMEKINYDLIVAILEWIVDGKHEYRKDGAILIFLPGFAEIQTLYDLLMTSKEFGSRNRGRYKIVPLHSSLSSEDQHAVFSRPREGVTKIVISTNIAETSITIDDVVYVIDAGRMKEKRYDSCKGMESLEMVWVSRANALQRKGRAGRVASGVCFHLFTQHRFEHHLRPQPIPEIQRAPLEQIVLRIKMLPLFKKHGIQEVLESLLEPPKEDAIRNAIKRLQDLGALDDLQDLTPLGYHVGSLPVDVRIGKLMLFGAIFRCLDAALTIAATLSSKSPFVSPFDKRDEADKKKLDFAVGNSDHLTMLNAYMGWIDAKERGSHAQYVFCRENFLSMKSLQMLCSLKQQFVELLSDIGFVKEGVTLRDVERASRTGGRDGVVEATGQEANVNSKNWKLVSAVLVGALYPNVVQILVPETRYSQSSGGAIVKAPKPEEMKFKTKMDGYVSVHPSSVNFQVRHYDSPYLVYHEKVKTSKVYIRDCTMVSVYPLLLFGGGALSVELSKGSFILSVDDGWIRFMASSHQVAELVKELKNELDQLLADKIKMPNMDLCTCPRGSTIISTIVKLITTQ comes from the exons ATGGAAGGCCGGTCAGTTAAGAGGCGTGGACGCCCAAACAGAGGAGGAGGAAGATTTGCTAGAGGGCGTGGACAGAGAGGAAGAGGGGGAGGTGGCCGAGGTCAGCAGGAAAGTCAGCGTGGAGGTTCTCGAGGAGGTGGATCGGGTTTCACAAGGAAGGGCCTGGATGATAAATATGACTGGGAAGACCACCCTCTGGATGGATTACCTCTTGATGATGCTGACGATTATTATGATAGAGG ATACACAGCCCCAAAGCGCCGTCACAATGCGCCACAAGTCAAGGTCACAATGCAGCATCTGCAGATGAGTACAGAGAACCAGGAAATGGTACGAGACATGCTGCGAGACCTGCATGGTGAAGAACTGGATATGCCCGA AGAGGATGAGTATGATGAGCTGGATACGAGAGATGATCATCAGTACTGGATCACACAGCAGCCCTTGCAGATCCAAGATGGCTGCAGCTTTGCTTTCTATGGACAATTCGAAGATGGTGGAGATACATCCAAAAAGGCGAAGGCTTCAAAAGCCATCAGTCAGTTTGGAATACAGAAACTTGCAAG ATATGGATTTGATAAGGAACGGTGTACCGAGGCATTGAAAGCATGTGATGAGGACATAGGAGCCTCTCTGGAGCATTTACTGTGTGAATGTTTCAATCTGCTGAAAGTGGACACTACCCAAGACAGCGAGCAGACGTCAGAGGAATGGCAGGAGATACTGGATGCTCGCAATGAGGAGATGACAGCCTTACAGTCTATTTACGAGGATAAATTTGAAGAGAGgatatcaaacaaaatatggaTTCTTTATCTTGATCTTGAATCCCTGAATCAGATCCTTAAACCTGAACCCTCAAAACCAAAGCAATCAGTCACACAACAATATGACaagaatatatgtaaatattttcaaaaaggaTCATGTAAATTTGGAAGTAAATGTAGACACAAGCATTCTGTGATAAACCCAGACGAAGACAACATTGATGAACAGCATACCAAAATACACAGTTCATATCAGCTAGAGGTGCGGTTTCCCCCTGGGAACAAATACCCCCACGAACCGCCATTTTTAGCCTTCTCCTCATCCCACCCTTTCCTCTCGGCTCACAGCTGCCTACATATAACACGGTTTTTGATAGAAGAAGCCAAAAGTCTTTCGGCACACCACGAGCCTGTGATATTTACCTTGCTGAGTCTGTTGGAAGATGATGGAGTGTTGCAAAGTCTAGTGGAACAGCCCCCACTGGAGTTCAGTGTGCCAAAGGCGATCATTTCCCGGAATCGGTATCGCCATCTTGCGGAGGGCAGCACTGATGCCTCTGCTGATGCAGATGCAGATgcagatgaagatgatgaaaatgatgagCAGGTGGAGCAGATGATTGAGATGATGGAAAAGGAGGGAGAGAAGAACAGTGGAGAGGAGGAACTCATTCCAATGCAGAAGTATGGAAGGAAAGACATTGTCCCAAGACGGGTAAACAAAACAGAACTGTTCAAGAAAAACAGACTGATGAAGGATGACTTTGAAAAGAAACAG TCATCCGATAGTTACAAGAGTATGATCACTCAGCGTGGCAAATTACCAGCTTGGGACAGACAAGATGAGATTGTGGACACCATTGAGAGTAACCAAGTTGTCGTCATCAGTGGAATGACAGG CTGTGGAAAGACAACACAAGTACCACAGTTTATACTGGACAAATACCTCAGGTCAAAGAACTCGAAGATGTGTAACATCATCTGTACACAGCCACGACGTATTTCTGCGATATCTGTGGCTGAGAGGGTGGCGGAAGAACGGTGTGAAAAGTTAGGGCGTAGTGTCGGCTATCAGATCAGACTGGAGAGCAAACAG TCTGCCTGGACACGTCTACTGTTCTGCACCACAGGAATAATTCTTCGACAACTGGAAGGTGACCCTAACCTTGAGGGTGTTACACATCTCGTTATTGATGAAGTACATGAACGATCTGAAGACAG TGACTTTCTGATAATGATATTGCGCAACCTCTTGCGTGTGCGACGGGACCTCAAAGTtatattgatgagtgcgacCTTGAATGCAGATCTGTTTTCTCACTACTTTAAGGATTGTCCTGTCTTGGAAATTCCTG GGAGAACCTTCCCAGTTGACCAGTTCTTCTTAGAAGATGCCATTGAATATACACG ATTTGTAATGGAAGAGAATTCTGCCTATGCTCGTCCAATCAAGCGAAGCAATGCCGTGCGAGCCCAGCCAGGTAGAGGTCAAGGTCGTATATCAGCAGACGACATCCATGATGAACTGGAGGAGATAGGTAACACTGTGATGGTGGAGCCAGCCAAGGACAACATCAGGGATGACAACCTCTCAGTCAAGCAACTCTTCTATCGATACAGTG AGTATCGCaagtccaccatcaaggctatGGCTATCATGGACATGGAGAAGATCAACTATGACCTCATTGTGGCCATACTGGAGTGGATTGTGGATGGAAAACATGAG TATCGCAAAGATGGCGCTATTTTGATCTTCTTGCCGGGTTTTGCTGAGATACAGACTCTGTATGACTTGCTGATGACAAGCAAAGAGTTTGGAAGTAGGAACAGGGGAAG ATACAAGATAGTGCCTCTTCATTCATCTTTATCAAGTGAGGATCAGCATGCTGTGTTTTC TCGACCTCGAGAAGGTGTCACTAAAATTGTGATATCCACCAACATAGCGGAGACGTCCATCACTATCGATGATGTTGTGTATGTCATTGATGCTGGGAGGATGAAGGAGAAACG ATATGATTCCTGCAAGGGGATGGAGAGTTTAGAGATGGTGTGGGTGTCTCGTGCCAATGCACTACAGAGGAAAGGTCGTGCAGGTCGTGTGGCATCGGGTGTCTGCTTCCATCTCTTCACACAACACAGATTCGAACACCACCTCCGCCCCCAACCTATACCTG AGATACAGCGGGCACCTCTGGAACAGATTGTCCTGAGGATCAAGATGCTTCCCTTATTTAAAAAACATGGAATACAG GAGGTGCTTGAAAGCCTGCTAGAGCCTCCCAAGGAGGATGCCATCCGCAATGCTATCAAGAGATTACAAGACCTTGGTGCCCTTGATGACCTACAG GACCTTACTCCTCTAGGCTACCATGTCGGATCATTGCCAGTTGATGTTCG AATCGGGAAGCTGATGCTGTTTGGTGCCATCTTCCGCTGTCTGGATGCTGCGCTCACTATAGCTGCAACCCTCAGCTCAAAGTCACCGTTT GTTTCTCCATTTGACAAGAGGGATGAAGCCGACAAGAAGAAACTGGACTTTGCTGTTGGCAAttctgaccacttgaccatgtTGAATGCTTATATG GGCTGGATTGATGCAAAGGAAAGAGGTTCACACGCCCAGTATGTCTTCTGTCGAGAGAACTTTCTGTCCATGAAGTCTCTGCAG ATGCTGTGCAGTTTGAAGCAACAGTTTGTGGAGCTCTTATCTGATATCGGGTTTGTGAAGGAAGGAGTGACACTGAGGGACGTGGAGAGGGCATCCCGGACTGGAGGGAGGGATGGAGTGGTGGAGGCCACAGGACAGGAG GCCAATGTAAACTCTAAGAACTGGAAGCTGGTGTCAGCAGTGCTTGTTGGTGCCTTGTACCCAAACGTTGTCCAGATCCTCGTCCCCGAGACCCGATACAGTCAGAGCAGTGGAG GAGCTATTGTGAAAGCCCCCAAACCGGAGGAGATGAAGTTCAAGACTAAAATGGATGGATAT GTGTCAGTTCACCCTTCATCTGTCAACTTCCAAGTACGTCACTACGacagcccatatctggtgtatCATGAAAAAGTGAAAACGTCAAAG gTATATATCCGAGACTGCACAATGGTGTCCGTATATCCGCTGTTGCTGTTTGGGGGCGGTGCCCTCTCTGTGGAACTCAGCAAGGGTTCTTTTATCCTATCAGTGGATGATGGCTGGATACGATTTATGGCTAGTTCACATCAG GTTGCAGAGCTTGTGAAGGAACTGAAGAATGAACTGGACCAGCTGTTGGCTGACAAGATCAAGATGCCTAACATGGACCTGTGTACCTGTCCTCGGGGCAGCACAATAATCTCCACCATTGTCAAGCTGATCACTACACAGTAA